The following are from one region of the Desulfuromonas acetexigens genome:
- the xthA gene encoding exodeoxyribonuclease III — protein sequence MKLISFNVNGLRSRLHQLEAVIERHHPAILGLQETKVQDADFPLAAIEQLGYRAAYQGQKTHYGVALLSLDEPQQVQRGLPDDGDEAQKRFIGGDFALSSGAILRVVNGYFPQGESRAHPLKFPAKRKFYADLLAYLRDHCRPDQPLAIMGDFNIAPVDSDIGIGEENAKRWLRTGKTSFLPEEREWLQALLDWGLHDSFREQNPAVEDRFSWFDYRSRGFESEPKRGLRIDHILLTRPLMERCRATGIDYDIRAMDKPSDHCPVWAEIDIADL from the coding sequence ATGAAACTGATCTCTTTTAACGTCAACGGTCTGCGCTCCCGCCTGCATCAACTCGAAGCGGTGATCGAGCGGCACCATCCCGCCATCCTCGGCCTGCAGGAAACCAAGGTTCAGGATGCCGACTTCCCGCTGGCGGCCATCGAGCAGCTCGGCTATCGGGCGGCCTACCAAGGACAGAAGACCCACTACGGTGTGGCCCTACTCTCGCTTGATGAGCCGCAGCAGGTCCAGCGCGGCCTGCCCGACGACGGCGACGAGGCGCAGAAACGCTTTATCGGCGGGGACTTCGCCCTTTCCTCGGGCGCAATCCTGCGAGTCGTCAACGGCTACTTCCCCCAGGGTGAGAGCCGCGCACATCCCCTCAAGTTCCCCGCCAAGCGAAAATTCTACGCTGACCTGCTCGCCTACCTGCGCGACCATTGCCGCCCCGATCAACCCCTGGCGATCATGGGCGATTTCAACATCGCCCCAGTCGACTCGGATATTGGCATCGGCGAGGAAAACGCGAAACGCTGGCTGCGCACCGGCAAGACCAGCTTCCTGCCGGAAGAGCGGGAATGGCTTCAGGCCCTGCTTGACTGGGGTCTGCACGACAGTTTCCGCGAGCAAAACCCGGCGGTCGAGGACCGTTTCAGCTGGTTCGACTACCGCAGTCGGGGTTTCGAAAGCGAGCCGAAACGGGGGCTGCGCATCGACCACATCCTGCTCACCCGCCCCCTGATGGAACGCTGTCGCGCCACCGGCATCGACTACGACATCCGCGCCATGGACAAGCCCTCGGACCACTGTCCGGTCTGGGCCGAGATCGACATCGCCGATTTGTGA
- a CDS encoding ATP-binding protein, whose protein sequence is MRLNIRYRLFFALLAASALVALGMLLIVQWSLDRGFLQYVNTLDTERLERLAVELEERYDESGDWAFLREDPGNFHRLVLLTGPERAYSPEQLERLERRLQRHRDRPQGGGEGRRLDAQRFDQRLVLLDGQKRLLHGPEKFPGGLTFRELYHRRQIVGYLGLVPRKDLADANQLRFVREQQWAMLLIAALAVVVSALLAFPLARRLARPIHTLATATRRLAAGDFTVRTPAERGDELGQLARDFNSLALALEKNEEARRRWVADISHELRTPLAVLRGEIEALQDGIRQAGPETFASLHGEVLRLGRLVEDLYQLALSDVGALSYRKNSESLVELLEQTLATARSEFARKGIALRFEAHPADVTLFADGARLGQLFVNLLDNSRNYTDAGGELVVRLEREAGWAVIHFQDSAPGVPEDELERLFERLYRVESSRNRNSGGAGLGLSICRNIVEAHGGTISAQASPLGGVWITVRLPLEEVAQ, encoded by the coding sequence ATGCGCCTGAATATCAGATACCGACTCTTTTTCGCCCTGCTCGCGGCCAGCGCCCTGGTCGCCCTGGGGATGCTGCTGATCGTGCAGTGGAGCCTCGACCGGGGTTTTCTGCAGTACGTCAACACCCTGGATACGGAACGGCTGGAGCGCCTCGCCGTTGAACTGGAAGAACGTTACGACGAATCGGGGGATTGGGCTTTTCTGCGGGAGGATCCCGGCAACTTCCATCGGCTGGTCTTGCTGACCGGCCCTGAGCGTGCCTACAGTCCCGAACAGCTGGAGCGCCTGGAGCGGCGGCTGCAGCGGCACCGCGACCGGCCCCAGGGGGGCGGGGAAGGTCGGAGGCTCGACGCGCAGCGTTTTGATCAGCGCCTGGTCCTGCTTGACGGCCAAAAACGTCTTCTGCATGGGCCCGAAAAATTTCCCGGCGGACTCACCTTTCGCGAACTCTACCACCGTCGGCAAATCGTCGGCTATCTCGGCCTGGTGCCGCGCAAGGATCTGGCCGATGCCAACCAGTTGCGCTTTGTCCGTGAGCAGCAGTGGGCGATGCTGCTCATCGCCGCCCTGGCCGTGGTTGTTTCGGCACTTCTCGCCTTCCCTCTGGCCCGGCGCCTGGCGCGACCGATCCATACCCTGGCGACGGCGACGCGCCGGCTGGCGGCGGGCGACTTCACCGTGCGCACCCCGGCCGAGCGGGGGGACGAGCTGGGCCAGCTGGCCCGGGATTTCAATTCCCTGGCCTTGGCCCTGGAGAAGAACGAAGAGGCCCGCCGCCGTTGGGTCGCCGACATCTCCCACGAACTGCGCACGCCCCTGGCCGTTCTGCGTGGCGAGATCGAAGCGCTGCAAGACGGCATCCGTCAGGCCGGGCCGGAAACCTTCGCCTCCCTGCACGGCGAAGTTCTGCGCCTGGGGCGGCTGGTGGAAGACCTCTACCAGCTGGCCCTCTCCGACGTCGGCGCTCTGAGCTATCGCAAAAACTCCGAGTCCTTGGTGGAGTTGCTGGAGCAGACGTTGGCGACGGCGCGGAGCGAATTTGCGCGCAAGGGCATTGCCCTGCGTTTCGAGGCTCACCCCGCCGACGTGACCCTCTTCGCCGACGGCGCCCGGCTGGGCCAACTCTTTGTCAACCTGCTCGATAATTCCCGCAACTACACCGACGCCGGTGGAGAGCTGGTTGTCCGACTGGAAAGGGAAGCCGGCTGGGCTGTGATCCATTTTCAGGACAGCGCCCCCGGAGTGCCCGAGGATGAGCTGGAACGACTCTTCGAACGGCTGTATCGGGTGGAGAGTTCCCGCAACCGCAATAGCGGCGGGGCCGGGTTGGGGCTTTCCATCTGTCGCAATATCGTCGAAGCCCACGGCGGAACGATCTCCGCCCAAGCCTCGCCACTGGGCGGGGTGTGGATCACGGTTCGATTGCCCTTGGAGGAGGTTGCGCAATGA
- the zupT gene encoding zinc transporter ZupT, protein MPENVLFAFGLTLFAGLSTGVGSAIAFFAKQTNTRFLSISLGFSAGVMIYVSLVEILAKARIALEAACGERTGAWLTVAAFFFGILLIGLIDKLIPSIENPHEIKGVEEMAERPSERERKLLRMGMFTALAIGIHNFPEGLATFAAALADPTVGISIAVAVAIHNIPEGISVSVPIYYATGSKRKAFCYSFLSGLSEPVGALVGYVLLYRFFDEMVFGLLFAMVAGIMVFISLDELLPSAQKYGEHHLSIYGLVLGMLVMAVSLLLFM, encoded by the coding sequence GTGCCGGAAAATGTTCTCTTCGCCTTTGGCCTGACCCTCTTCGCCGGGCTTTCTACCGGCGTGGGGAGCGCCATTGCCTTTTTCGCCAAGCAGACCAACACCCGCTTTCTCTCCATCAGCCTCGGTTTTTCCGCCGGGGTGATGATCTACGTCTCGCTGGTCGAGATTCTCGCCAAGGCCCGCATCGCCCTGGAAGCCGCCTGCGGCGAGCGCACCGGGGCCTGGCTGACGGTGGCGGCTTTTTTCTTCGGCATCCTCCTCATCGGCCTCATCGACAAGCTCATTCCCTCCATCGAGAACCCCCACGAAATCAAAGGGGTCGAAGAGATGGCCGAGCGCCCGAGCGAGCGTGAACGCAAACTGCTGCGCATGGGAATGTTCACCGCGCTTGCCATCGGCATCCACAACTTTCCCGAGGGATTGGCGACCTTCGCCGCCGCCCTGGCCGACCCGACGGTGGGCATCTCCATCGCCGTGGCCGTGGCCATCCACAACATCCCTGAGGGCATCTCCGTCTCGGTCCCCATCTATTACGCCACCGGCAGCAAACGCAAAGCCTTCTGCTACTCCTTCCTCTCCGGTCTCTCCGAACCGGTCGGCGCCCTCGTCGGCTATGTGCTGCTCTACCGCTTTTTCGACGAGATGGTCTTCGGCCTGCTTTTCGCCATGGTCGCCGGCATCATGGTCTTCATCTCCCTCGACGAACTCCTCCCTTCGGCACAGAAATACGGCGAACATCACCTCTCGATCTATGGCCTGGTGCTGGGGATGCTGGTGATGGCGGTGAGCCTGTTGCTCTTCATGTAG
- a CDS encoding Spy/CpxP family protein refolding chaperone, with product MKTMKKSLLILLMTTLALAGSLGGALAQPGMGKGMKDGAPCRSCDDCGSARHPGRMAQALDLSEEQQTKIQAIIAEERQKVEPLRAQMAETRDEMRKLSNAESFDEAAVRVLAQKKAEIQTELSVAKARTHNLIQAELTPEQRELAEKMRPGMKDGRCGKGRFWDGERYSRRSGELPPWCPKR from the coding sequence ATGAAAACGATGAAGAAAAGCCTGCTCATTCTGCTGATGACAACTCTGGCCCTGGCGGGAAGCCTGGGCGGCGCCCTGGCCCAGCCGGGCATGGGCAAAGGGATGAAGGACGGCGCTCCCTGCCGCTCCTGCGATGACTGCGGGTCGGCCCGGCATCCGGGAAGAATGGCTCAGGCCCTTGATCTGAGCGAAGAGCAGCAGACCAAGATTCAAGCGATCATCGCCGAGGAACGGCAAAAGGTCGAGCCGCTGCGTGCGCAGATGGCGGAAACCCGCGACGAAATGCGCAAACTCAGCAATGCCGAAAGCTTCGACGAGGCCGCGGTCCGCGTCCTGGCCCAGAAAAAGGCCGAAATCCAGACCGAGCTGAGCGTCGCCAAGGCGCGCACCCATAACCTCATCCAGGCTGAACTGACCCCCGAGCAGCGGGAACTGGCGGAAAAAATGCGGCCGGGGATGAAGGACGGCCGGTGCGGCAAGGGGCGGTTCTGGGACGGAGAGCGTTATTCCCGCCGAAGCGGGGAACTTCCTCCCTGGTGTCCCAAACGCTGA
- a CDS encoding cold-shock protein, whose amino-acid sequence MAEGTVKWFNDAKGFGFIEQDNGPDVFVHFSEIQGDGFKSLAEGDRVSFAVTQGQKGPQSANVRRI is encoded by the coding sequence ATGGCTGAAGGCACCGTGAAGTGGTTTAACGACGCAAAAGGTTTTGGTTTTATCGAGCAGGACAATGGGCCCGACGTATTCGTCCATTTTTCTGAAATTCAAGGGGATGGTTTCAAATCCCTCGCCGAAGGTGATCGCGTAAGTTTCGCGGTGACCCAAGGTCAAAAAGGCCCCCAGTCGGCCAATGTGCGCAGAATTTAA
- a CDS encoding HEPN domain-containing protein, protein MREITGEWLAAASLDLETIASIIDNDNLTGIVAFHAQQAMEKTLKAVLEETRIEFPKVHKLQTLFALLPEKFRQDYDLVLIKTLDGLYIEARYPGGTGALAERQTLSRRCKEILRLCPEISRPHDPIAQKRATMIFPEVPPCRKMFSSPLA, encoded by the coding sequence ATGAGGGAGATTACCGGAGAGTGGCTGGCGGCGGCGAGCTTAGACTTGGAGACGATTGCCTCGATTATCGACAATGACAACCTGACCGGGATCGTCGCCTTCCATGCGCAACAGGCCATGGAAAAAACGCTGAAAGCCGTACTGGAAGAAACCCGCATCGAATTCCCGAAAGTTCACAAACTGCAAACCCTTTTCGCGCTCTTGCCGGAAAAGTTCCGTCAGGACTACGACTTGGTTCTGATCAAGACCCTGGACGGGCTTTATATCGAAGCCCGTTATCCCGGGGGAACTGGGGCTCTTGCCGAACGGCAAACCCTCTCTCGACGATGCAAAGAAATTCTTCGCCTATGCCCAGAAATTTCACGCCCGCATGACCCAATCGCTCAAAAACGAGCAACCATGATTTTCCCCGAGGTTCCCCCGTGCCGGAAAATGTTCTCTTCGCCTTTGGCCTGA
- a CDS encoding response regulator — protein sequence MSGTIMIIEDEPKLAELLADYLRQSGFEVRLVADGMAAVPAIHEQKPDLVLLDLMLPGKDGMEICKEVRRFSSVPIIMVTARVEEIDRLLGLEFGADDYICKPYSPREVVARVKAVLRRGGTAAENNHGLVLDEARYSANLHGVELDLTAVEFKLLAILFASPGRIFSRDQLMDRIYSDERIVSERTIDSHIKKLRKKLSLAAADEELIHSVYGVGYKYELPER from the coding sequence ATGAGCGGCACGATCATGATCATTGAAGATGAGCCTAAACTGGCCGAACTGCTTGCCGACTATCTGCGTCAGTCCGGTTTTGAGGTCCGCCTGGTGGCAGACGGGATGGCGGCGGTTCCCGCCATTCACGAACAAAAGCCTGACCTGGTGTTGCTCGATCTGATGTTGCCGGGGAAAGACGGCATGGAGATCTGCAAGGAGGTGCGGCGCTTTTCCAGCGTGCCGATCATCATGGTCACCGCCCGGGTCGAAGAGATCGACCGCCTGCTCGGCCTCGAATTCGGCGCCGACGATTACATCTGCAAGCCTTACAGCCCGCGCGAGGTGGTGGCCCGGGTCAAGGCGGTCCTTCGTCGCGGGGGGACGGCCGCCGAGAATAACCACGGCCTGGTGCTGGACGAGGCCCGCTACAGTGCCAATCTGCATGGCGTCGAGCTTGATCTGACCGCCGTCGAATTCAAGCTGCTCGCCATCCTCTTCGCCAGCCCGGGGCGGATCTTCTCCCGCGATCAGCTCATGGACCGCATCTACTCCGACGAGCGCATTGTTAGCGAGCGCACCATCGACAGTCATATCAAGAAGTTGCGCAAGAAACTGAGCCTCGCCGCTGCCGACGAGGAACTGATCCATTCGGTCTACGGCGTGGGCTATAAATACGAGCTGCCCGAGCGCTGA
- a CDS encoding SH3 domain-containing protein: MKKTAYVATLLISSLLGAATLPAEALADRRDHRSQRWEERAPRAVKHAPYRAPAKHYRGHEHVRVDKHDYYQRNGRFFRPDPSGLISVRAPIGAIVAGLPVGFSMVLSGGTNYYQAGGTYYNRVPGGYMVVDEPRHRLDRGYAGKAQRYVTVNSALLNIRSGPGQHFGIAGQVGHGQRLPVYDDREGWYYIEQPNGARGWIMADFALR, encoded by the coding sequence ATGAAAAAAACCGCTTATGTTGCAACGCTCCTGATAAGCAGCCTGCTCGGCGCCGCCACCCTGCCCGCCGAAGCCCTGGCCGACCGCCGGGACCACCGTTCCCAACGGTGGGAAGAACGCGCACCGCGCGCCGTCAAACACGCCCCGTATCGGGCCCCGGCCAAGCATTACCGTGGCCATGAACATGTCCGGGTCGACAAGCACGACTACTATCAACGCAACGGCCGCTTCTTCCGGCCGGACCCTTCCGGCCTGATCTCGGTCCGTGCCCCCATCGGCGCCATCGTCGCCGGCCTGCCGGTCGGCTTTTCGATGGTGCTCTCCGGCGGCACGAACTACTATCAGGCCGGCGGCACCTACTATAACCGGGTTCCCGGCGGCTACATGGTCGTCGACGAGCCCCGCCATCGGCTGGACCGCGGCTATGCGGGGAAGGCGCAGCGATACGTCACCGTCAATTCGGCCCTGCTCAACATCCGCAGTGGCCCGGGACAGCACTTCGGCATCGCCGGTCAGGTCGGGCATGGACAGCGACTGCCGGTTTACGACGACAGGGAGGGATGGTATTACATCGAACAACCGAACGGCGCGCGGGGCTGGATCATGGCCGACTTCGCCCTGCGCTGA
- a CDS encoding 3'-5' exonuclease: MKPQYRYWIFLFAIANVIFGVIWAALFGAWFSLAPDEQAYIKGLLDKILPFPMLGSVILVTAIGGLVSMLFYYYVIPILQLAEKTRLMATANPDYRIFPRGAREVVYLTGIINDYADAFQKLKTEVDVRIHEAQAQVDEERNRLAALMSELPSGVLVCNTEGLILLYNQQAQNLLQPENGQGGAGIIGLGRSVFGLLRREPLMHAFERLRQSLHQEQTLSTLGFMLTRPDGACLRLNMALVLGQKVEEQEISGFVLTLEDMTPQIEADNRRDRLIQTMADSFQDGIADIRRSISTILARPELKPHQLQRYRRVIDRSSLALQQNLDQVREHYTHHRHSLSKVEDILAENLMEILRKTLFDRFGAELQGEAQDGLWLRLDSYSLVQALAHLAGLLKGQKLFGAFLVTLRQTSSTKASMTIGWPDYCLDYQFIADWVASPVIVESEGQALSFSDLVSSFGGAVFIESAGGKACHEVRIELPLASPSAHEELPSPHKPRPVYYEFDLFNRPGMDDLGKRPLRKLTYVVFDTETTGLNPSQGDEIIQLGAIRIINGRLLYDEIIDQLVDPRRSVPPESVAIHGIDPSRLVGQPTIEKVLPHFHKFAEGAVLVAHNAAFDMRFLELNERRTGLRFDNPVLDTLLLSSVVRPNQKDHSIDAIAEMLNLTIHGRHTALGDAVATAEVLLKLIPLLEANNIFTLEDALKASAQSPFAKMAF; this comes from the coding sequence ATGAAACCTCAGTACCGTTACTGGATCTTCCTCTTCGCCATCGCCAATGTCATCTTTGGCGTGATCTGGGCCGCGCTCTTCGGTGCCTGGTTTTCCCTGGCGCCCGACGAGCAGGCCTATATCAAAGGGTTGCTCGACAAAATCCTCCCCTTCCCCATGCTCGGCTCGGTCATTCTGGTCACCGCCATCGGCGGACTGGTCAGTATGCTCTTCTACTACTACGTCATCCCCATTCTGCAACTGGCCGAAAAAACCCGGCTGATGGCCACGGCCAATCCTGATTACCGGATTTTCCCCCGCGGCGCCCGCGAGGTCGTTTACCTGACCGGTATCATCAACGATTACGCCGACGCCTTCCAGAAGCTCAAGACCGAAGTCGACGTCCGTATTCACGAGGCCCAGGCCCAGGTCGACGAAGAACGCAACCGCCTGGCGGCGCTCATGTCCGAACTCCCCAGCGGAGTGCTGGTCTGCAATACCGAGGGGTTGATCCTGCTCTACAACCAGCAGGCCCAGAACCTGCTCCAGCCGGAAAACGGCCAAGGGGGCGCCGGCATCATCGGCCTGGGGCGCTCGGTTTTCGGCCTGTTGCGGCGCGAACCGCTGATGCACGCCTTCGAGCGCCTGCGCCAGTCGCTGCACCAGGAGCAGACCCTGTCGACCCTCGGCTTCATGCTGACCCGCCCCGACGGCGCCTGCCTGCGCCTCAATATGGCCCTGGTCCTCGGGCAGAAAGTCGAAGAGCAGGAGATTTCCGGATTCGTCCTGACTTTGGAGGACATGACCCCGCAGATCGAGGCGGATAACCGCCGCGACCGGCTGATTCAGACCATGGCTGATTCCTTTCAGGACGGGATCGCCGACATCCGCCGGTCGATCTCCACCATTCTCGCCCGGCCCGAACTCAAGCCCCACCAGTTGCAGCGCTACCGGCGGGTGATCGACCGGTCGTCCCTGGCCCTGCAGCAGAATCTCGATCAGGTCCGCGAGCACTATACCCATCACCGCCATTCCTTGAGCAAGGTCGAGGATATCCTCGCCGAGAACCTCATGGAGATTCTGCGCAAGACCCTCTTCGACCGTTTCGGCGCCGAGTTGCAGGGAGAGGCGCAGGACGGCCTTTGGCTGCGCCTCGACAGCTATTCTTTAGTGCAGGCCCTGGCCCATCTGGCCGGGCTGCTCAAGGGACAGAAGCTCTTCGGCGCCTTCCTGGTGACCCTGCGGCAAACCTCTTCGACGAAGGCCTCCATGACCATCGGCTGGCCCGATTACTGTCTCGACTACCAGTTCATCGCCGACTGGGTGGCGTCGCCGGTGATCGTCGAAAGCGAGGGGCAGGCCCTCAGCTTCAGCGATCTGGTCAGCAGCTTCGGCGGCGCCGTCTTCATCGAGTCGGCAGGGGGTAAGGCCTGCCACGAGGTCCGGATCGAGCTGCCCCTCGCTTCCCCCTCGGCGCACGAAGAACTGCCTTCGCCGCACAAACCGCGCCCGGTTTACTACGAATTCGATCTCTTCAACCGGCCGGGGATGGACGACCTTGGCAAGCGGCCCCTGCGCAAGCTCACCTACGTCGTTTTCGACACGGAGACGACCGGCCTCAATCCCTCGCAGGGGGATGAAATCATCCAACTCGGCGCTATCCGCATCATCAATGGCCGCTTACTTTACGATGAAATCATCGACCAACTCGTCGATCCCCGCCGCAGCGTCCCCCCCGAGTCGGTGGCTATCCACGGCATCGATCCGTCCCGCCTGGTCGGCCAACCGACCATCGAAAAGGTGCTCCCCCATTTCCACAAATTCGCCGAAGGGGCGGTACTGGTCGCCCACAACGCCGCCTTCGACATGCGTTTTCTGGAACTCAACGAACGCCGCACCGGCCTGCGCTTCGACAATCCGGTCCTCGACACCCTGCTCCTTTCCTCGGTGGTTCGCCCCAACCAGAAGGATCATTCGATCGACGCCATCGCCGAAATGCTCAACCTCACCATCCACGGCCGTCACACCGCCCTCGGCGACGCCGTCGCCACCGCCGAGGTGCTGCTCAAACTCATCCCCCTGCTCGAAGCCAACAACATCTTCACCCTCGAAGACGCTCTCAAGGCCTCGGCCCAATCCCCTTTCGCCAAAATGGCCTTCTGA
- the hflC gene encoding protease modulator HflC codes for MKSQLLVAIAVMLLLLGQSVLFVVEEGEQAIVTQFGKPVDEVKYAGLHVKIPLIQEVRRFDRRILKWDGDPNQIPTKDKRYIWVDATARWRIVDPLLFYTTVATELGASSRLDDILDSVVRDAVSSHLLVELVRGKDYQPPAGTVEVLDFEGQKIVAENLTGREEILADILTEARKNIPEYGIEMIDLQIKRINYVEQVRLRVYERMISERKKVASQFRSEGEGEKANILGQMQKELKRIESDAYRESVQIRGRADAEAAAIYAEAYGRDPEFYAFVRTLESYRKALKENSKLVISTDSDFYRFLQKPR; via the coding sequence ATGAAAAGCCAACTTCTTGTCGCCATCGCCGTTATGCTTCTGCTGCTTGGGCAATCCGTTCTCTTTGTTGTCGAGGAGGGGGAGCAGGCGATCGTTACCCAGTTCGGCAAGCCGGTCGATGAGGTGAAGTATGCCGGTTTGCATGTCAAAATCCCGCTGATCCAGGAAGTGCGCCGCTTCGACCGCCGGATTCTCAAATGGGACGGCGATCCCAACCAGATTCCCACGAAAGACAAGCGCTACATCTGGGTGGACGCCACGGCCCGCTGGCGGATCGTCGATCCGCTGCTCTTCTATACGACCGTGGCTACCGAGTTGGGGGCGAGCAGCCGCCTGGACGACATTCTCGACTCGGTCGTGCGCGACGCCGTTTCCAGCCACCTGCTGGTGGAACTGGTGCGCGGCAAGGATTATCAGCCGCCGGCGGGGACGGTCGAAGTCCTCGATTTCGAGGGGCAGAAAATCGTCGCTGAAAATCTGACGGGACGCGAGGAAATTCTCGCCGACATCCTCACCGAGGCGCGCAAGAACATCCCCGAATACGGCATCGAGATGATCGACTTGCAGATCAAGCGGATCAACTACGTCGAGCAGGTGCGGTTGCGGGTTTACGAGCGGATGATTTCCGAGCGGAAAAAGGTCGCGTCCCAGTTCCGCTCCGAAGGGGAAGGGGAGAAAGCCAATATCCTCGGCCAGATGCAGAAGGAGCTCAAGCGCATCGAATCCGACGCCTACCGCGAGTCGGTGCAGATTCGCGGCCGCGCCGACGCCGAAGCCGCCGCCATCTATGCCGAAGCCTATGGCCGCGATCCGGAATTCTACGCCTTCGTGCGAACCCTCGAATCGTACCGCAAGGCGCTCAAGGAAAATTCCAAGCTGGTCATCTCCACCGATTCGGATTTTTACCGTTTTCTGCAAAAACCCCGCTAG
- the hflK gene encoding FtsH protease activity modulator HflK — protein sequence MQNWQGGGDPDLLERKINEFIARFKGQKPPLKMLAGIVLALLLVFGAGSSFYQVGTEETGVVLRFGHFNGFAQPGLHFKIPFGIDSVYLVKTGRVMKEEFGFRTVQPGARSTYTKEGLNEEALTLTGDLNVSDLEWIVQYQIADAFKYLFRIKDPQSTIRDVAEAAVRKAVGNSNVTEVLTTERALLATAIEKDLQAILNSYDIGVRIVTVKFQDVNPPESVKAAFNEVNEAEQEKESLIFQAREQYNREVPKASGVAKSAILEAEGYALERINQAKGEAGRFLALHTEYRKAPEVTRERLYLETLETILPRLEEIYIMDQKGSGALPLLPLRSPKEGDKG from the coding sequence ATGCAGAACTGGCAAGGTGGAGGAGATCCCGATCTCCTCGAACGCAAGATCAACGAATTCATCGCCCGCTTTAAAGGTCAGAAGCCGCCACTGAAAATGCTTGCCGGCATCGTTCTCGCGCTGTTGCTGGTTTTCGGCGCCGGCAGCAGTTTCTATCAGGTCGGCACTGAGGAGACTGGAGTAGTCCTGCGTTTCGGGCATTTTAACGGATTCGCCCAGCCTGGATTGCATTTCAAAATCCCCTTTGGTATCGATTCCGTCTATCTGGTCAAGACCGGAAGGGTCATGAAGGAAGAATTCGGTTTTCGCACCGTTCAGCCCGGGGCGCGCTCGACCTATACCAAGGAAGGGCTGAACGAGGAGGCGCTGACCCTCACCGGCGATCTCAACGTCAGCGACCTGGAGTGGATCGTCCAGTATCAGATCGCCGACGCCTTCAAGTATCTCTTCCGGATAAAAGATCCCCAATCGACCATTCGCGACGTCGCCGAGGCGGCGGTGCGCAAGGCTGTGGGCAATTCCAACGTCACCGAGGTGCTCACCACCGAGCGGGCCCTGCTCGCCACCGCCATCGAAAAGGACTTGCAGGCGATTCTCAATTCCTACGACATCGGCGTGCGCATCGTTACCGTCAAGTTCCAGGACGTTAATCCCCCCGAGTCGGTCAAAGCGGCTTTCAACGAAGTCAACGAGGCCGAGCAGGAAAAGGAAAGCCTGATCTTCCAGGCCCGCGAGCAGTATAACCGCGAAGTGCCCAAGGCAAGCGGGGTGGCCAAGAGCGCCATCCTCGAAGCCGAAGGCTACGCCCTCGAACGGATCAATCAGGCCAAGGGGGAGGCCGGCCGCTTTCTCGCCCTGCACACCGAATACCGCAAGGCCCCGGAAGTGACCCGCGAACGGCTCTACCTCGAAACCCTCGAAACCATCCTGCCCCGCCTGGAGGAGATCTACATCATGGACCAAAAGGGTTCCGGCGCACTGCCGCTGCTCCCCTTGCGGAGCCCGAAGGAGGGGGACAAAGGATGA
- a CDS encoding nucleotidyltransferase domain-containing protein — translation MKTADIEQLKREIVARLAPLNPEKIILFGSYAWGDPTPDSDIDLYVVTRDDFVPANWQEKNRLFIETSSVLDDLQEQTPIDLIVHTRPMHKRFVEIDSMFSRKILRDGVLLS, via the coding sequence ATGAAAACCGCCGACATCGAACAACTCAAACGCGAGATCGTTGCGCGACTGGCTCCGCTGAATCCGGAAAAGATCATCCTCTTCGGCAGTTACGCCTGGGGGGATCCGACTCCGGATAGTGATATCGACCTGTATGTGGTGACCAGGGACGACTTTGTCCCCGCCAACTGGCAGGAAAAAAACCGTCTCTTTATCGAAACGAGCAGTGTATTGGATGATCTCCAGGAACAAACCCCCATCGATCTGATCGTCCACACCCGGCCGATGCATAAAAGGTTCGTTGAAATAGACAGCATGTTCAGTCGGAAAATCTTGCGCGACGGGGTACTGCTCTCATGA